tcaggacctgaggtctttttttttttttttttttacatctcttAGGCCATGAATTCATAGGGAATAGGTTCCAATAGTTCAGGCTCCTTTCCATTGGTTTTCACAAGTGTGCTTTTCTGGGTGGAGCAGGCTGATGCTTCAGTTGAACCCAAGTTCCTTTCCctttggcttccttctttttctggtcattttccttcACTCCTTTCAGGAAGGTATCTCGGCTCTTAGAGTGCTTAATATGGTTTTGGCAAGGATCTTGCCCTTAACTTGCTTGTTTACAACAATACCAACAGCATGCTGGGTACCATCGTAGACCCTCCAGTTTTGCCTAACATTTGTGGgccattcctttttgaacagtacCCATTCCCTTGATGTCTACCATATCACCCTTCTTGTAGATTCTCATGTATGTGGCCAAAGGAACAACCCCATATTTCCTGAAGGGCCTAGAGAACATGTATTGGgtacctctcctctttccctttgtgttCGTCATTTTGGCAAATTACTGAAAGATGGCAGTTCCGGCCAAaagtgtccctgagttttgttgctcaaggctagcaatctaccatttaagccacagccctgcttccagcttttttctgtgcttacttggagataaaagtctaatgcattttcttacctgggctgggtttgaacctggagcctcagatctcagcctccagagtagataggattacaggtgtaagtcactggtGCTGGCATGAAGCAGGATTTAAAGTATAGAAATTATATGTAgattagaaataaaagaataatttaatGATAATCTAATAATTTGATGGTAGAATCGATAGTAAAGCTCTACCTTAGAAATTAAAACTATTTAATGAAATAACAATAGCACAACCAACCGAGAGAAACTGACATAGCTCAAGTTACCAAAGaagttttttcctttgtttccttatttatttacttagtgctaaggattgaactcaggcctcatgcatgctagccaaatATTCTACTACAAATCTATATCCCTAGTCAATCCTTTTTCCTTTGAAAGCCAAAATTTGGGCAACCTTTGATATTGTGTTTAATGGAAATTCAGCCGATCTAGTaaagcatctttttttaaaaaagctatttccaataccagagcttgaactcaacctcttgagcttGGTTGGCTGGTACActaccttttctctctctctcttccttccttccttccttccttccttccttccttccttccttccttccttccttccttccttccttccttcttttttttggttggtgatggggattgaactcttatccctggtgctgtccctacagcaccacttcttgttttctggtggttaattggagataagaatctcatggactttcctgcccaggatcctttgaactgtgagcctcagatctcagcttcctgagtagttaatattacaggtgtgagccaccagtgcccggctggtgctctaccttttgaggcATATtgtcagtctagcattttgctgttgATTGTGGAATCCTTTAAACTTTTCTGCCCTAACTCActcaaaccacaattctttgGATCTTTTTTGGATTGGAAAGAATGTTATTTTAAAGCTAGAATGTCACTTGCCTCAatacctctgatttttttttttttttactttttagagtTTGTTTATTGGAAATctgaggcaaaaaaaagaaaaataaagatttttacaTAATTTCATTAAGTTTCATACTTTACAGTCTAAAATATCTTTGTATAAAAACTATCTGTTTCATTTATACATCAACAAACTATACTTTCCTTCcaattacttttaaaaaggaGTAGTAATTTCCTTTTAAATAGTTACAAAGAATTACAGAACTCTTTTTAACTCTGAAAGGATAAAATCCTTtcatcataaaaattaaaatatgaaataaacttAAAATCTATATTTAATCACTTAAATATTAACATAGACATAGCAGGAATGCCTTCATCAACTTTTCCTTTTGACATCACAATCAGGAGTCTTCTAATGTTCTATAAAAGTCAGAAGCTTCAGTAAAATTTAACCTCAACAGTGACAAATGAGCATTGGATAGAAATGAAGTCAAGGTCTTAAATAGAAAGAAGGGCCTAAGTCTCTTAGCAGCAAGTGTACAGGACAGTTTTCAGAGGGGCAGCTCTGTCCTCCACTCAGTGTCATGTTCAGAGCCCAAAGACATGGTGTCTGAGTTCTATCCTGTTGATTGTTTGGAGCCTGCTGCAGGGGGTACAAGGCTGTCCAGCTGTTGGCGATGTCCTGTATTAACCAACCATTCATAAAACTTGTTTTCCACAAGTATCTGGAACTGCTTCCTTTGATCCTTTGTCAAACGAGCCTCCTTCACAGTTTTCTGCCAGATCTGTATCATCTGTTCTCTTTGAGCCAGTGCTTTCTGATATGCAGGTGGAAGACCCCCAGGTATCTCTGTTGTATCCCCTTCCATTTCAAAGGGGATAATAAATACATAGAATTCACATGGCGGTAAGAGTCGGAAGATACTGCTGCTGTTCTCTCTGCATACAATCATTGGATTATCCCAATAGTTGGGCACTGTAGCAAGACCAGTCCTGGCCATGTGGTCCTCCAGCATTGGGTAATGAGCATGAAAGGGTGCGAAAGTTACTCTCTGATTCCCAGAGAGAATAAGTGGGCATGAAGGTGTCAGAAGGTGCAAGACACAATCTGTTGTAGAAGAGATGGACAAGCGATGGCAAACAGCAATGACTTTAACGTTGTCACAGCCATGGAGGTGAAGAGAGGTCTCCACAGGGCCCAAGACAAAGGTGCTATTCCTGCACTTCTCAATTGTCACAGATCGTAAGGGAGAGAGCAGATATATAAAAGATTCATTGCAACGATGAATTCTCACATGTGCCCCAACCAGAGTATCAGAGCTCTTGGCCAATGTCTGCTTGCAAACCTGGCTCATCACCACCATGCGGTGCCATTTAGGGGCTGTGTGAGAATTGCAGGCAATCTTAGCTCTTTTGGTTGTACCTTCAACTTGGTAAGCCCaagtcaattttttttcagacttGAGGCAAGCAGATGGACCAAATGGATTCCCAGTCAAACAGGCTCTCAACCACGACTGCAGCTTGTAGAAAGAAAAAGTCTTAGAGATCTTTGAGAAGCCACTTTCTGCATGTAGTGGTTGCCACAGGGCAAGTTCATGTAGAGGATAAACCTTCTTGGCTCTACTGACAGTGCCTTCAATAAGAAAGCTAAGGGCTACAACAGCTTCTGGAGAGACTAGACTAGTATGGGTCGAATGAAAAGATGCTGTGAGTTGTTCTGGATCTAAGAGCAGTTCAAGGAGATCTGACAGATGATCGTAGATAAAAGCCTGGTGACTGTAATCATTCCAATTCTTATTATGACAACTGGATTTTTCAGTCagctcgggagactgagatctgtttCTGGGACTAGGCCATTCTTCTCCAATCAAAGATGTTCGCAGAGAAACCTTGTTTAATTGTTGTATGTATAAGAAGAGCAGAAACTGTAGGGTGTCCACTGAAAGCGCTACGAGCTGGAAGCCGAATCTGAACTTAAGTCGGTCTGTCCCACGATTGCGTCTAAGGCACCAGGCTTCTTGTCTACGAAACCGCGACAATTTTTCGTGTAGGAATATTAAGGTACAAGATCTCCTAAGCAATGCGCCCCAGATTCTATTAGTGCCGAGTTAAGGGCCACTCCCACCCCGTGGAGACCACGAATCCCCACGAAGGCCAATACCTCTGATTTTTATAGTAGACAAAATTGAGAACcaaagggtgctggtggctcacacctataatcctagctactcaagaggctgagatctgaggatcccagttcaaagccagcctgtgcaggaaactccatgagactcttatctccaattaaccaccagagaactggaagtggtgctgccgctcaagtggtagagcacttgctttgagctaaagagctcagggataacacccaggcccagagttcaagccccacgatggacaaAAACATTGAAAACCAGTAGGTGTCTTAAAAATGGGCCTAAATCTGTTGTGCCAAGTATTGTTTATTCCAGCTGTGCAGTGTCACATACTCACCAATGTTTTTCTACACTCTGCTTCATGTTCCCTTTTATTAAATTCTAGACAACTTTAAAACTCGCTAAAGATGGCCAGTGGAGTAATTAAAGGGTCAGCATGGGAGACCTCAGAGAGGAAacctctgaaaaggaaatgcagTTCTTCATTGCTTCATTGAGTTTGTTCTAGATTGCCTGGGTAGCTTCCATGAAGTGGTCAGAAATCCCTACCAGTAAAAGTCAGGATATAATCTGTGGTTGACCTTTTATAAAGATAATAACAGTTAAAACAATGTGGTCTTGAATTCTTTGCTAGTTAAACTAGTCATAATTTGTAAACATAAGCCAACTAAATTTGACTTTATTGTCTTAAGAGAAAAggcttatatattttatttgtgagTATTTTTTCTCCCAGAAGTAGACTTGTTAGCTTAAAGAGTGTTCAGtgaatgtcagcttcctgagaagtagAGATGTTTTTAGATGGACAAAgagaatatttgtttttctgagttcAAACAATGCTTGTGAGACATGGCTAGTTTTTACAGTGTGTTGTTGATTTTTATCCTCTGATGTTTCAATtctgatttgtttcttttcattccaCTGGGCAAGTATCTGAAGGGCCTCccctcccttgcttttctttcctctcccctttccttctcttcttttgcagtagtggggtttgaactcagggtctctcctTTGGTAGGCACTCATGCTCACATTTAAGCCACATCGTCAGCACCCAAATTGTCATTTCTTCTTACAGTTGCTCAGTAATaaagaatgaaggggaaaaattGCTAATCCTCTTTTAGAGATGAGCTCTAAAGTGCTGAGAAAGGCTGTGTTAGAGGACAGATGACCTCCTAATTAGAAGGGGTGATGTGTATGATGATCAGAAATGTGTTGAGAAAATGATGAAGGATTTGCCACAAGGATCTACCACAGAGCATTTTCATAGTGCAACCCTGTGATTGGCAGCAAATTTTAATTGTTCATACATTTGTGTTTGAGTTgttgtgatgaggaaatgagcatGTAAATGAGCATAAGGGATGTTGGAAAGCCTTTGCAATAGCATTAACAATATCCACATGCTTATTCCTGTTTTGGTCAAGGCAAGGATAGCTTTATTGTTTGTTCCCAAGGTTTTTTTGTGCTTTGCAGTTTGGAGAAAGTAGACTCACTGGCAAACTCATCTCATCCTTTTTCAGTTAGATTGTCTTGTCCAGTCAGTATTTTAATGGCTTAAGTAAAAAGCCTTTTATCCCTTCCCTTGGGAAAAAAAGGCTTGGGATAGCAGGGACACCAAATGGAGACATTTTAATAATCTCTTGAGATAGAATTGAATAAAATCACACGTTCTTAATGTTGCATAATGACTTTGCTAGATTATTTGTAGCTTTTAGGATCTGTAGAGACAATGATTGCAGACACTAGTTACTGctttatgcatacatacatagatatatgcatatatctatgAAGACTGTTGGAAACTGGCAAATCTGATTTGAGTTCTTGCACTGCATCTTGGATTATGAACTTACTTAATGATGGTTCTTTCTGGATCATTGACTACTGTGAGTGAATGTCAGAAGTGGCAGAAATCAGTCAGTAGCTGATTTCCCAAGAGTCCAAACAAGGAGCCCAAACAATACCTTCAGCACCAAATATCTAGGTTTTAAGAACTtagctgttttttaaaatttgagtatTAAGTACTTTGCTGCACTAATGGTTTCCTGTCTTGCAACTGCAAACAAAACCATTATAAAATTTGAGTTACTTAGAGAGCACATGGAGTGCTGTTTGTACTCATAAATGCCATTATTTCTCCCCTTTAGGACTCAGTAGTTCAGAAAGCAGCAGTTGGGAGTGATGGAGAACATATGTTCTAAAGGTCTGGGTTCAGATCATGACTCCATTCCTTACCAGCTTTGTGATCTTGAACAATGCATTTAATCTCTCTGCATGCTTCAGTTTTTTAACTCAAAGAATCCAAGAGAACCTGTAAGGGAAaagttactgtgaggattaaatgagttctTATAAGTGGGTCTGTTtgttaaatgaatatttatttgctgtacttttatttctgtaattttttttttgccagtcctgggcttgaactcactcagggcctgagcactgtccctggcttctttttgctcaaggctaacactctgccaacttgagccacagtgctacttctggtcttttctacagatttggtgctgaggaatcaaacctagggctttatgtatatgagcaagcactcttctactagaccatattcccagcccctatttctatAATATTTATCTGGGTAGACTCTGAGCCACCGAGGCTGATTTTTGTcatcattttattctattttgacaATGGCTGGTATCCAGTAACAAAGGGAGCAAAAATGGATTCAGCATACTGAACATAATCAAAAACATTTGATaggatacaataaaaaaaatgaaagattctAATGCTTTTTGTATCTGTGATGGGGGCAAGTAGGGTGATGCTTGTAACTGTGTTACTTGCttaatttttctgtaaatctaaaatgataaataaagcaaattaattgTTAATTAATTTATCAATAAGATTCAGCTTAGCTGATGCAATAATCAGGTAGGAAAATGGTTAATTTAAGACAGTGGGGTCAGGTGTGATAGTACATAACTTTAGTCtgaatacttaggaggctgaggacaaTTGGGAGGATGAAGCAGGATGactgagttccaggccagtctgggctacatattgagagaaaattcaaagaataagaaggagaaggagaaggagaaggaggaggcaaaagagaaagagaaggagaaagaagagaagactaggaggaaaaaaagaaaaagattggaaGCTGGCAATATAGTTCAACTATGCACTGTGCTTAGCAAGCCCATGGCCccaggttcaatctccagcactgcaaaacaaaaataaaacaaaaagatcagACTGTTTCAAGATATCAGGGAAACTGATTCAAGAAATCAGGGAAACTGGAAAGTAAGTGTGTCTTCCATGGACATCAATGGTCTGCTTAAAAGTGTgattggagctgggtgctggtggctcacgtctgtaatcctagctactcaggagcctgagaaatgaggattgtggtgtgaagctagcctgggcaggaaagtccttgacagTCTTAattccaatcaactactcagaaaatgccagaagtggcgctgtggctcaagtggtagagtgctaacctggagaaaaacaatctcagggacagtgcctaggccctaagttctagTTTCAtaaccagcacatgcacacacaaaaaaatttgaTTGGTTAACTCCACTACCTCCTAACAAAGAAAACATCTTTTAGAAATGGCATTTCTGCTAATTTGTTGAAGAAGTAGGCTTTGGAAACATTATTTTCAATAAGGTGTTATAGTTGAATTTTTAATTACAGTGCCTTGTTTGTAATTAAGTTGGACTTACTTACTATCCAGTGTTTTAAGGATATTGattatttgaaaaaacaaaccaaaactagcTCCAGATGGAGTCAAAATCAGTAAAGCCAAACTGATTTAAATCTATACCCTTGGCAACAGGTGCCTAATAAATACTTGGTGAAGGAGTGGAGCACTATAGGACACTGTCACAGAAATGTGCTTCTCTCAAGGAAGTGAAGTCTGTAGTTATCACTTACTCAATTCCACCCCAAATTTCCTTCTAAAAGTTTTCCTCTTCACTCCTATATGAGCAATGAGctacttataaatata
The nucleotide sequence above comes from Perognathus longimembris pacificus isolate PPM17 chromosome 9, ASM2315922v1, whole genome shotgun sequence. Encoded proteins:
- the LOC125357581 gene encoding TBCC domain-containing protein 1-like is translated as MAILHNKESLPNGSKRRLRAASHLATCCRQSTAEAPSFTFTQWSGAQQKFRFMSATERRALQKLRTQKLSLPLANINYGVIVLCAKILSPSPCIALQEAWCLRRNRGTDRLKFRFGFQLVALSVDTLQFLLFLYIQQLNKVSLRTSLIGEEWPSPRNRSQSPELTEKSSCHNKNWNDYSHQAFIYDHLSDLLELLLDPEQLTASFHSTHTSLVSPEAVVALSFLIEGTVSRAKKVYPLHELALWQPLHAESGFSKISKTFSFYKLQSWLRACLTGNPFGPSACLKSEKKLTWAYQVEGTTKRAKIACNSHTAPKWHRMVVMSQVCKQTLAKSSDTLVGAHVRIHRCNESFIYLLSPLRSVTIEKCRNSTFVLGPVETSLHLHGCDNVKVIAVCHRLSISSTTDCVLHLLTPSCPLILSGNQRVTFAPFHAHYPMLEDHMARTGLATVPNYWDNPMIVCRENSSSIFRLLPPCEFYVFIIPFEMEGDTTEIPGGLPPAYQKALAQREQMIQIWQKTVKEARLTKDQRKQFQILVENKFYEWLVNTGHRQQLDSLVPPAAGSKQSTG